The following are encoded in a window of Acropora muricata isolate sample 2 chromosome 6, ASM3666990v1, whole genome shotgun sequence genomic DNA:
- the LOC136918945 gene encoding adenosine receptor A3-like, with translation MATANNSSGLSISSEGETCHYMKDFIWRSEYLAYGYVFENIIALTSGNFVVAIPAILLNTLVIYTVVTRPRLQTNSNILLSCLAGTDLVSVLLIAPVAISVQAKRLLNAGPFCSLEKAYSIAIVFTSIASFFQVLLIGTDRYIAVRYSLRYQAIVTRERIRAAQILSVVLAVVVGAQEIFVASFYNDENSYSIYIKILRVFNGLIYSSLVAITIFLYGCILREAQSQKKLMRSKQFSQREARRIQNDNKAVRTLSFILIVLILTYIPLGVFYIQKRRSNVQPCAMSPMYSWGAVCFLSGSLLNPIVYCWRLKNIQQAFLEIMHLKRVSGQSSTSKAIEMRREECVPLDHSVINS, from the coding sequence ATGGCAACTGCTAACAACTCGTCCGGTCTTTCTATAAGCAGTGAAGGAGAGACATGTCATTACATGAAGGATTTTATTTGGCGAAGTGAATATCTGGCTTACGGCTATGTTTTCGAGAATATAATTGCATTAACAAGTGGTAATTTTGTCGTGGCTATCCCGGCAATTCTTCTCAACACCTTGGTCATCTACACAGTGGTAACTCGGCCCCGGCTGCAAACCAACTCAAACATACTCCTATCTTGTCTTGCAGGAACAGATTTGGTTTCCGTACTACTTATTGCGCCAGTCGCAATCTCAGTGCAAGCAAAAAGACTTCTAAATGCAGGGCCATTCTGTAGTTTGGAGAAGGCATACTCCATCGCCATTGTTTTTACTAGTATAGCTTCCTTCTTTCAGGTACTTTTGATCGGTACAGATCGTTATATTGCTGTAAGATATTCTTTAAGGTACCAAGCCATTGTTACTAGAGAAAGAATAAGAGCTGCCCAGATTTTATCCGTAGTTCTGGCGGTAGTTGTGGGAGCTCAAGAAATTTTTGTCGCCTCATTTTATAATGACGAAAATAGTTATTCAATTTATATAAAAATATTGAGGGTGTTTAATGGACTTATTTATTCCTCCTTGGTAGCTATTACCATATTCTTGTATGGCTGCATTTTAAGAGAAGCCCAAAGTCAGAAAAAACTCATGCGAAGCAAACAGTTTTCTCAAAGAGAGGCAAGAAGGATCCAAAATGACAACAAGGCAGTCAGAACCCTTTCTTTCATTCTAATCGTCTTAATATTGACTTACATCCCTCTGGGAGTGTTTTATATACAAAAACGAAGAAGCAACGTACAGCCTTGCGCCATGAGTCCAATGTACAGCTGGGGAGCGGTGTGTTTCCTTTCGGGCTCTCTTCTGAACCCTATAGTTTACTGTTGGAGACTCAAAAATATACAGCAAGCTTTTCTGGAGATTATGCACCTGAAACGAGTATCTGGGCAATCTTCCACTTCAAAAGCAATCGAAATGAGAAGAGAAGAGTGCGTACCTTTGGATCATTCTGTGATAAATTCGTGA